ACCTCACCGAGATTCGCCGGCACGCCCAGGCCTGGTGCCGTGACGTGGCCGGCGCGCGCGTGCACGGGACGACGAGGCAGGTGCCGCGCGACGTGTATGACCGCGACGAGCGGTCGCACATGCAACCGGCGCCCGCCGCGCCCTTCGATGTGCCTCATTGGTCGGAGCCAAAGGTCCACCCGGATCATCACGTGCAGGTCCTCAAGGCTCTGTACTCGGTGCCGACGCGCTACATCGGCAAGGTGCTCGACGCGCGCGCCGACCGCTCGTCGGTTCGGCTCTATCTCGGGTCAGAGCTGATCAAGGTGCATCCGCGCAAGGCGGCGGGGCAGCGCTCGACGGATCCGAATGACTTTCCGCCGGGGAAGGCGGCGTGGGCGCTGCGCGACGTGGACGCCGTCCTCCGCAGCGCGCGCGAGCAGGGCGCGCAGGTGGGTGCCTTCGCCGAGAGGTTGCTCGGCGGTCCGGTGCCATGGATCAAGCTGCGACAGGCCTACCAGCTCTTGCGTCTGTGCGGCCGCTACGGCCAGGATCGCGTCAACGCGCTGTGCGCTCGCGCGCTCGCGTTTGGCGTGATCGACGTGTTGCGCCTCGAGGGCATGCTCAAGGACGCTCGTAAGGTCGAGGATGCCGCCGTCGCCACTGGCCGCGTGATCGCGTTGCCAGCGCGCTTTGCCCGCGACGCCTCAGCATTCGCCACGCGTACCGTTGTCGTCGACCGCGGCCAGCACACCGACGGTCAGGATGGAGGTGAGCGATGAGCGCGCGCACCGTCAGCACCGAGTTGGTGGCCGCGCTCAAGCGCCTTCGCCTCGGCGGATTGCTGCCCACCCTGGCCGAGCGATTCACCCTCGCCGAGAAGGAGGACACTCCCTACGAGGACCTGCTCTTGCTGCTCCTCGTCGACGAGATCTCGCGGCGGGATAGCAACGCTTCCACCCGGCGAGCCGAGCAGGCCGGACTGGATCCGGACATGGTGCTTGAGCGCTGGGACAAGAGCGCGAAGGTGACCTACGACCGCCGGGTCATGAACGAGCTCGTCTCCCTTCGCTTCGTCGAGGATCATCGCAACGCTGTGATCCTCGGTCCTGTCGGCGTCGGGAAGACCTTCCTCGCGAACGCGCTCGGTCACCTCTGCTGCCGCGCCGGCTTTCATGTCCGGCTCCTGCGCGCCGATGCGCTTCTGCGTTTGCTCAAGCAGAGCCGCATGGACAATTCACGCGAGGCCGTCATGACCCAGCTCGCCACCGTCGACGTGCTCCTCATCGACGATTTCGCGCTGGAGCCAATGAGCCGCGAGGAGAGCAGGGACATCTACCAGCTCTTCGTCGAGCGCAATGCGCGCTTCTCGACCGTCGTGACCAGCAATCGCGACACGGCCGAGTGGATCGCCACCTTCGACGACGCCCTGCTCGCCCAGAGTGCCGTCGATCGATTCAAGAACAACGCCTTCGACCTCGTCGTCGACGGCGAGTCCTACCGATCGCGGCTCAAGCCCGACATCGACAAGCTGCCCCCTCCGCCTTCGGCTCCGGTGAAGAAGGTCCCAGTCCACCCACGTACCAAAGCCGCCGCTCGCCGCCGATGACGTCCCGGACGTCGGGCCCCAGCCGGGGCCCTCCGGGCTCGACCCGGTCGAAAATCTGTGGCATCTGATCGGGCGGTCCTTCGATGCCCGTCACATGGCCCCATGGTCTTGGCGAGACGTGGCCCCATCCCCCTGGCGAGTGACAGGGGGTTACCGTCATGAAGAAAGTCCTGCTGCCTGTATTCCTGCCAATATTGCTCGCCGCCGCGTGCGGCGACCAACCGCAACCAGTGGAGGTGCGCCAAGGCGCCC
Above is a genomic segment from Candidatus Eisenbacteria bacterium containing:
- a CDS encoding ATP-binding protein, whose protein sequence is MSARTVSTELVAALKRLRLGGLLPTLAERFTLAEKEDTPYEDLLLLLLVDEISRRDSNASTRRAEQAGLDPDMVLERWDKSAKVTYDRRVMNELVSLRFVEDHRNAVILGPVGVGKTFLANALGHLCCRAGFHVRLLRADALLRLLKQSRMDNSREAVMTQLATVDVLLIDDFALEPMSREESRDIYQLFVERNARFSTVVTSNRDTAEWIATFDDALLAQSAVDRFKNNAFDLVVDGESYRSRLKPDIDKLPPPPSAPVKKVPVHPRTKAAARRR